One Glycine max cultivar Williams 82 chromosome 6, Glycine_max_v4.0, whole genome shotgun sequence DNA segment encodes these proteins:
- the LOC100812407 gene encoding probable ribosome-binding factor A, chloroplastic — protein sequence MDPRATVLLGLKWAGWRQEQKKISGVTYLVVSESEIAMLHPAALIASCPYPYPYPGRHELPSASASATARVAVPMPNLRGKAVVGVGSRMIRCMANPRRVQMVAKQIRRELSHMLLTDKVLQYAVLPEASLGADRYLSSLTTITDVQVSADLQVVKVYVSVFGDERGKEVAIAGLKSKAKYVRSELGKRIKLRLTPEIRFLEDDSFERGSRVIAILDKIKNDKSQYKAELDSSPNEDHDDDWDGEDPEEGIIYVE from the exons ATGGACCCAAGGGCTACTGTGCTGTTGGGCCTTAAGTGGGCCGGGTGGAgacaagaacaaaagaaaatatctgGTGTTACGTACTTGGTAGTCTCTGAATCTGAAATTGCAATGCTTCACCCGGCGGCACTGATAGCATCGTGTCCTTATCCTTATCCTTATCCTGGGCGGCATGAGTTACCCTCAGCCTCAGCGTCAGCGACAGCCAGAGTCGCTGTTCCAATGCCAAATCTGAGAGGCAAAGCGGTTGTTGGTGTTGGTTCCAGAATGATAAGGTGCATGGCTAACCCCAGAAGAGTTCAAATGGTGGCCAAGCAAATTAGGAGAGAGCTTTCTCATATGCTTCTCACCGATAAAGTCTTGCAGTATGCTGTTCTTCCCGAAGCCTCCTTAGGAGCCGACCGTTACCTCTCTTCTCTCACCACCATCACCGACGTCCAAGTCTCCGCCGACTTGCAG GTTGTTAAGGTGTATGTTTCTGTTTTTGGAGATGAAAGAGGTAAAGAAGTCGCCATTGCCGGCTTGAAATCTAAGGCTAAATATGTTCGCAGCGAGTTGGGCAAGCGTATCAAGTTGCGCTTAACTCCTGAGATACGCTTTCTTGAGGATGATTCTTTTGAGAGAGGAAGCAGG GTCATTGCAATActagataaaataaagaatgacAAAAGCCAATACAAGGCGGAGTTGGATTCGTCACCAAATGAGGATCACGACGATGATTGGGATGGTGAAGATCCTGAAGAAGGCATCATTTATGTGGAATAG